Part of the Zonotrichia albicollis isolate bZonAlb1 unplaced genomic scaffold, bZonAlb1.hap1 Scaffold_254, whole genome shotgun sequence genome is shown below.
ctcctggcacagaggcagctcctggtaaccaagaagagcttcaaaagcacatttctcttgatgagcagctcttctgccagcccagcagggctggggcactgcctgcagccgccccgggcacagcacagaggcacagagagcttcaatcactcagggctgggaaggtgctgagaagtgctggggcagaatcactgccagcccttggcacaggaacctctggctgcaggacaatgcagctgcagctcctggagccatctcctaaagctggaacatcccaatgcctacagactctgtgagtacattctctgattgtctcttgtgcagagcagccaggggtgctcagggctgtcgtgcagagcagggtcctgcagcccagggcgctgtgctggggcagggactctgctgcctgccagggacagctctcagccagccctggcagctgctcccagcactggaggacaagatctgggtgggaggagacagctggtcaggcttggaagtgttctccttgtgtggggaggatgctgcattgtcCAGGACTGCTCCCATCCCAGCATTTACCTGgagaacatttccaagtagattatacagggagcatagcaaggcaggggcagaaggaaaggggaagTCCTGCATTTTTAATCTATTGTTTTGGGTTACCTGAATGGGAAATTGACCATAGATATTCATTTTAGTTCATCTTgaggcaaattaaaaaaaaataaaattatctctGATCTAAGCAAgtcaggcagtgacagaaatcaacacagggcccctcccaggcagcaTCAGTGTCACTTTTCCAACCTCCTCAGGGTTGCTATGAGGTTGCCATCAGAACCTGCAGATCTagagctgggcagtgcctgagctcgGAGgagtctgcagggcagagctgagcccccagtgctgggctgggctctggcagcactggcagggcccagccctgggcacagggaagcagctgctggcagggacaactccgggcagcagagccctgggcaggaagTGGGGGGAAAGTGCCCTCAAGCTGTGTTGGGATATTTAAAATCCTCTCCAAACACAACTATTCCATTATTCCTTTTGTTACAGATCCCCCTGCCAaggcacagcaaatgtccaacagcagctccatcaggcacttcctcctgctggcattggccgacacacggcagctgcagctcctgcacttctgcctcttgctgggcatctccctggctgccctcctgggcaacgccctcatcatcagcgccgtagcctgcggccaccacctgcacacgcccatgttcttcttcctgctcaacctggccctcactgacctgggctccatctgcaccactgtccccaaagccatgcacaattccctctgggacacgaggaacatctcctacactggatgtgctgcacaggtcttttttttagttttctgtGCGACCACAGAATTTTTCCTCTTGACCATTATGTGCTACGACCgatatgtgtccatctgcaaacccctgcactacgggaccctcctgggcagcagagcttgtgcccacatggcagcagctgcctgggccagtgcctttctctattcactgctgcacacagccaatacattttccctgcccttgtaccatggcaatgccctgggccagttcttctgtgaaatcccacagatcctcaagctctcctgctcacagtcCCACCTCAGTGAATTTGGTCTTCTTGCTGTAAGTGCCTGTTTGGTATTTGGCtgctttgtgttcattgttttctcttatgtgcagatcttcagggttgtgctgaggatcccctctgagcagggacggcacaaagccttttccacctgcctccctcacatGGCAGTGATctctctgttcctcagcacttcAGTGTTTGCTCACCTGAAACCcctctccatgtcctccccatctctggatctggccctgtcagttctgtactccgtggtgcctccagccctgaatcccctcatctacagcttgaggaaccaggagctcaaagctgcagtgtggaccctgatgactggatgctttcaggaacattaaaatACTTGCCTGATACTGCCAAATATGTGGAATAAAAGTAATATTTGAtctattttgttttgttgtagtttctttttctttgttttacttaTTATATCATTTCAATAGAAAATGTTCATtatttgtgccatttctcattttgtttctctccaacttccctgtggccacagactgtgtcaatgaggggctgctcCCCCGGTGTATTTAAaagaactaaaggatctcccagcaaagttttctgcagagatgcccttttgttgccttctctggatctgcagcagcaatgtctgtgtgcagagctgggggcagatcagtgctggcccagcagctgtgcccagcagcagcagcacttggtgttgccagtgctgctgccgtggccctgccccactgccctggtggccctggtgttgctgcagggcctgagtgctctcggggccaggcacagccctgggggtggcagtgccggggctgcagcagggacaggccatgggcactgctggggcagcgctgatgcctcaggccaggccctgggggctccaggctccttgcccaggctctctcaagaacacgcccaggccaattctcagcacagaaaagccccgtgagcagccccaggctggccgtgggcaggctgggggcaaactgcatggctggggctctgcaagggccctggggcagacgggaaggagcagcagagcaggggctgatccatccccagtgcgctgcacagcccagggcagcgtcccagagcgtcctcatggagctgccaacaacatcccccctctgcagccctggcctctcccccagctcacacaggtgccccatccttgcaggcacagacacggcagcactggctcagcagcccctgtttgcattgcacacagcagggggagcacccccatgctgttgctgtggggacatgaacctgagggagcacaaatgccatcagcccctggggccagcaagggctgggggacaccagggaaaccactcagttttgtcctggcctctgcagtcagccagaaagtttgttcccatcagctgggagtttcctgtcccactgcagactcttgctcagagccagggctgcctggcagccaccctcaaactgccctgagcatttcctttccattacctttgctttctttacttttccctggaacaaaTTTGATCTTTTTGCTCATCACAGGGGGCttagaactggacacagcactcgaggtgctgcccaaccagtaCGGAGCACatgggaagaatccctgccctgctcctgctggccacaccctcctgatccaggccaggagccattggccttcttgcccacctgggcacactgctgcctcatttCCAGCCTGCTGTTCATCTGTTGcttcaggtccctttctgcctggccgctctccagccactctgtcccccacctgtagtgctgcaggggttgttgtggccaaagtgcaggacctggcacttggacttgttaaacctcaccttgttggatttgggtcCTGGATCCAGCCGCTTCCAGGGGCCTTTGCAtagccctcctgccctgcagcagatcaATACTCCCAGCCAAATTGGTGTcaccaggattccatgaggccccaaaGCATCcaaatggtctccatgattccatgaggcctcccagtgtcacaaggtccctttggttccatgggaccccttggtgtcacaaattcccttggatccttgggcctcgcagtgtcacaatgccaCTATGGCCCCCAATGTCCTGCAGTATCCcaatggatccttggttccatgaggtgtctgagtgcagcaatgctctccttggttccacagtgtcacaagggCCTCTTGATCCCAATGGCCACCATGGTGTCAAACATCTTTCCTTtattccaggagtccctgaggagcagcactggccccttggttccatggggccctgcagtgtcacaatgggcccatcatgacaccaggtcgtgctctgtcacaatgctctgcatggttccacaaggccctgcatgGTCACAGAGgcttcttggttccatgaggcctcagagcGCCACAATGAATTCCTTGGTGCTGCAGAGTCACAATGGAGCTCTGGTGACacaagatcctgcagtgtcaccagagacccttggttccacggggcaccacagtgtcacaattgttccctcagttcccagagTCCCTGCAATGGTGCaatggccccttgattccattgtttccaggctctccctggaaactctccttggttccacagtggcacgatggccccttgcttccacaAGGCcatgcagggtcacagtggcctctgtggttccagCAGGACTCAgactgtcacaatggactccttgcttccattcagccccacagtgtcacaatggccccttggatctgtgctgccatgtcacacacagtgtcaccattGTCCCCTTAGTGCCACCAGGCCCCTTGcttagtgtcacaatggccccttgcttccccagggccctgcagtatCACAATCATCAGAGAATCAACAAGGCTGCAAAGGACCTTGGAgagcatcaagtccaacctggaATGTAACATCACCTTATCACCCAGACCGTAGCAGcgggtgccacatccagtctttccttaaacacctccagggatggtgactcacttgttcctgatccataggattCCCAGGGTTtgcatgagggaaatggtgggtaAGTGGGGGGGACAAAGCGTTACTGATCGTCAGCTTTAAGCTcttgattttaatatttattcaaactgcattagaaggtgctgggggtcaatatcaattggacattaCTGATATCGGtctataaacaggaaaagaaaacttgaCAGGATAAATCAATTCTGtcttcattgttttcaatatAGTTTCTTCAGTTTGAATACACTTCAGAAATGTGTCTTATTAAACACAAAAGAATTGAAAATCTAGAGTATTCCCTGTGGCTTTTCTTGTTAAGGCGTTGTGAACAAATGTTGATGAGCCTTTTCCCGTGACCTTCTGAACTGAAGaggtcaagaaagaagaggcctctgcAGTAGGAAAATTCATCATCaaactccaagtggctgagaacccatccccatcagggcagaaatgaacagaaacgggcacagctttgtggctgccccagctttggcatgggccctgggccgggagcaggagcagctcttgagggcaaCAAGGTCACGGCTCTTGTGCtaccctgggcagatgggatggcagcaggggctgcagagctctcagcacctcagcccgaggggagcagagcagccagggagcctcctttggtcttggccaagcaccttcccccatggctggggctgagtcctgtggcagctgctgctgtgcccttgcaaGGGTCTGAGGCTATGGGGCAGTGCCcggagcagcctggcctgagcagagctgtggggccagagctggccgggctgggctggggagaggcccttggtgctgcccagagctcagggcagctggcagagcttgcagggagctgggctgggttcagagagcctggcccagaaaccatcagtgtccatctcagcctggctgagcgtgcaggggcaggactcaggccaggccttgtggggcagggccagcgcctgtgcaaggcattgcaaacaggcaaatGGCcaggagaggaggctgctcggtgcccttggtggcatggacagagcagggagggggcccaggacatttgtcagcacCAGCCTCCGTGCccagccctctgcagccctggctgctgagcccagctttggcctgggctgagtttggctgtggcccagctccatcctcctgcggggctcagggcctgttcccggccatggccagccctggctgcctctctgctggcccagaggccggcagagcccggggcagggctgtctgtgcagccccacaggtgccaggggctctgcaggagctggcagaggctgcgcagcagggaggccatggggcacagagccccaaggttGCTGTGGGCagcacggcacaggggccgttcccagccgcaatgctcctggcctgggctgggcctgcacaggggctgggccaccatggctgggccagcacagggccacaaaggggccatgCAGCCactgccggggctgacagcaaggccaggcacgcacaagcaattgctgagcatggcctgtgctggccaggcctgactgtgccaaaggcagagctcagctgcccttgggggctgcaggaacactcCATAGCCCAAggagcctccatggctgtgctggagaaccaaggctgcagcagggaaatgcagggctgctctgcaggatggggagggcattgaattccagcacacacctcagctctctgacgATCCCGGCACGATGCTGGGccgtttcagactggagcaagAGTGACATAAAACTACAACTAAGTTGTCTTTGTCTAAAATCCTTCCTGTATGGAAATCCTTTGTGGATGGTGGACATATCATATGTTTCTGGAATGTCAAATGGAGAAGAGGGAaggattttggtttttattaaattttatcatatttacatttttacatgtgccatgaagagaaacttcgTGTGCCTCTGAGTCCCACCAGTTCCTGActcccaaaggacacaaacctaatgagttgtggttcccactgcagtgGTGGCACTTGCACCTCCTTCcatagccagagcagagctcccttgtcccagaaagAGCCTGGCAAaggagggatgaaggaaacaggacaggctgtggggatcaggggcagggcagagcccagcagaggaatgacttttgcatttgatggagctgtgcctccCCTTGTCTAttttggctgacaagaaatgaacatccctctgtgtctcgggcagctccttctccaaggaaagcaggtgggagttgaagccaaggagctgaaagctgcaggtgcagcctgggctggagggagctcagatttgcacaaggctgctctgagtgccaaggcttggatgggggaaatggtggggtgggggtagggacagagtcagATTGATTGTCTACCATGAAGGGTATTGATTTTCAAATGTATTCAAACTGCATTAGGTGATACTTGGCTTGTTCAGGTGTTCTGAATATTAATGAGCcgtgggacactgaattcctgcactcaagagctgaaggctgaacaagcctctggagcacgaaaattcagcagcagcctccaagttgctgaggatgtcagcagcccccactgaggccatgcCTGCCCAGAGACCTTGGGgaaatgggcagacaaggagagcgtccctggggctggggcagcacaactcagaggcaccagcggctccagctgggcaatggagtgtggaatgtggctgggagcTCAAAGGaacaaaacagcctttactggggattttagaaaaatcagagaaactttggcaaaaggtttaatatgacattcaatcaacaaGAAACAATTCTCAAAGCACTGACTTGGCCCATTCACCTTCGCAAAGTCTTAGCTTGATGAATTTTAAGTTACTCAAAATTTTCAAAAAGCATGAattgaaaagagagaaagacagaaaagatacagagaagcacacacagctaccaactcctggattccagcagcgttcagatggaaattccaagaggaggtagggtcaaggtgtttgcttgccttgtggtcagccttcaatttCCCTTGGTCttgctgggcccttcccccaggtgggacttgggctcatttggaccctcaggagctgggctgggggctgcagaggtggctgtggatcattgcctgtgctgtgccagggactggcagccactgctgggctgggatagaggctctggggggataggggttccagggcagggcaaggctggggttccagggcagggcaaggctggacctgccccttcctcccccctaCACAAATTGTTTccagccaacaatctcctccagtctgtcacaacaggGAAATGCTGGAGTTGAaatcccaactccagccatgggcacctggctgagaaggagagttcttttccatgggaaggaaagagagagcgtcagtgtttggaaagcaggtgagagcctcactagaccaaggccagccagacttgacCGGaaaggcagattttgtctgggagcagtctttggatatagggaattttggagctGAAAACACAATCTTGGCCATGgacacctggagaagcaggacagtcctttcccataggaaggaaagcgcAGAGATTTCCCCAATGTTTTGGGGACAGATGGGAAGTGGCCCTTGTGAAACCACTGCAGCCAGATTTGTActggcaatattcctatgggaacaatccctggatataaggaaattcggaggagaaatcccaaatctgACCATGGgttcctggaggagaaggagagttcttttccataggaagtaAAGCATGGAGTCCCTGtgcttcagcagcagatgagaagagaTCCTcaacatgccagggtcagctggaccagtcaggtggcccctgggaggccaaaccaaCCAGACCTGTTCTTTGTTCCTTTGGTTTTATGGGGCCCCACCctgtcacaatggtgccttggatctatgaggccccacagtgccataatGGTGACCTGTTTCTATGGggtccagcagtgtcacaagggCTCCTTGATTACAAGAagacctgcagtgtcacaatagacccttggttcaatggagtcccacagtgtcacaatggtcccaatgattccatcaggccttgcagtgtcacaatggtctccgtgGTTCCCCAGGTCCCACAATGTCATGTGACTCTTCTTTTCCATGagtcttgcaatgtcacaatggactttgGACCTTGGGgatttgcagtgtcacaatggtctctttggttccacagtgtcacaacggACCATTGCTGACAGAAGGCCCCTCTGTGTCAtcctggagctttggttccatgcaggcCTGAAATGTCACAATGAACTCTTTGTTCAATGGTGTTccacaatgtcaccatggccTCGAGGTTCCGTgaagccctgcagtgtcacaatggtctcctttagTGGccaagtgtcacaatggaccgcTGATGACacgaggccctgcaatgtcccaatggccccttggttccatgaaaccccaaagtgtcacaatggtctccatggttccatgaggccccgtGGTGTAAtaatggacccttggtttgatggggcctctcaatgtcacaatgatccctacattccatggagccacacagtgtcagtacagcccccttggttccatgaggcctagCAATCTCATcgtggtctccatgattccatgaggccccacagagtcacaatggccccttggtctcacagggtcccacagtgtcacaatggtcccttggtctcacagggccccacagtgtcacactggtcccttggttccatgggccctgtgctgctgcattcccccctccctttctcaggccgccctgccagctgagaaatgctccttaggcctcggccttggccaacagcccctgggctcagctcctctgcagctcatcacaaacactgtctgctccaggcactgctgctgcccaaacagctcctggttcctttagcagcagccctgggaactgtttttgttccctcagtggcacaacatccctgttctcacactgccaaagaaagctgttggtgccaagtgcagccaggatgagccattgctgggactgaagcccctctcttggggccctgcacacagcgctccaaaaggagcccttggagctctcctgggccagcagctccctctgagtggggcctctcccagccgggaactctcccgtttgctgcactcggggatcccgAACAACAACagagcctgggccgatccccccactcctccaggctcaactctttgccctttgctggggagatgccaaaggatccacagggagcattccctgccctcaggggaatttctcacaggtgcctggcactgactctttgtgtctgtgtacacacaggagtgcctgtgctggggaaatctggcagaaatgctgctctctgagggctTGGAGTGCTtgggatagctgagtcagtcaggcctgtaggGAAGGTTAAATCACAAGGCCTAAATGAAGTTAAATGCTGCTGAGAGGTTTTCTTTTGCTAAGCGGTTACCTTTAGTATAAGTTATATGTTAAGTTCAATATTGTTAAGTGttattcctctgttaaattgTGAAGTCATAGGTTTAAGTTCGGTTACATGCTGTTACGCTCTGCTCATTTGCTAAACTGTGAGGTTGAAAGTATCAGTTAAGGTTAATGTATTAGTAAAGTCCTGTTAAGTTTGAGCTCTGTTAAGCTTTCAGGCCATgttccttttatccttgccGTCAGTGTCCTTGTGTCTCACACACATACAGGGACTGTTCTCGGtccatttctggtttgattgcttagggaggccaaagctcagtttgaacttaGAAAGGCAACTTCTCTAAGGGgcaataaaaaatgtttttacaaatacattaatGGTAGAAGGAAAGGTAAGACCAGcctttgttctttattggaCAAAGGAGGGAACTTAGTATctgaagatgaggaaaaggcagaagtgcttaatgcctaatttgcttcagtttttagtgggaagatgacttgccctcaagaacctgcctgcctgggctggttgatggtgtcagggagcagaatggtcccccCATTATCCAAGAGGAGGCAGTCATACAACTACTGAAATGCTTGGATGTTCATAAATCTATGGGACCAGACGGGATCCACCCCAGGGTAATGAGAGAGCTGGCAaatgagcttgcaaagccactctccatcatttaccaacagtcctggctcac
Proteins encoded:
- the LOC141727824 gene encoding olfactory receptor 14I1-like, with the translated sequence MSNSSSIRHFLLLALADTRQLQLLHFCLLLGISLAALLGNALIISAVACGHHLHTPMFFFLLNLALTDLGSICTTVPKAMHNSLWDTRNISYTGCAAQVFFLVFCATTEFFLLTIMCYDRYVSICKPLHYGTLLGSRACAHMAAAAWASAFLYSLLHTANTFSLPLYHGNALGQFFCEIPQILKLSCSQSHLSEFGLLAVSACLVFGCFVFIVFSYVQIFRVVLRIPSEQGRHKAFSTCLPHMAVISLFLSTSVFAHLKPLSMSSPSLDLALSVLYSVVPPALNPLIYSLRNQELKAAVWTLMTGCFQEH